A window of the Lactuca sativa cultivar Salinas chromosome 5, Lsat_Salinas_v11, whole genome shotgun sequence genome harbors these coding sequences:
- the LOC111921066 gene encoding uncharacterized protein LOC111921066: MPDSETVVPVDGGGDGDLAEGGDPDITYCAEFVPPESFWLSKDSEFDWFDRNAFLERKESKKGNSNSKNLNPSVNPTYTNSNSARFSVNMKSKAAILGLPKTQKNTHIDSKRRQCNPANVRLFPKRSSSGGRAPGVVPVTEPSSPKVSCIGRVRSHRRRSRRRTSAIASATQPPPKPVNQQEKTSKVQKTSIVSRITSLFRSEGHRRRKNNKSSMKGTEQSENSTSRKSSVTVKPINSEPSTLSDPPALGGMNRFASGRRSGNWTDISA, translated from the coding sequence ATGCCTGATTCAGAAACAGTAGTTCCGGTAGACGGCGGTGGCGACGGAGATCTGGCGGAGGGAGGAGATCCTGATATTACTTACTGTGCTGAATTCGTCCCACCGGAATCATTCTGGCTATCAAAAGACTCCGAATTCGATTGGTTCGATCGTAATGCTTTCTTAGAGAGAAAGGAATCAAAGAAAGGAAACTCCAATTCGAAGAATCTGAATCCGAGTGTTAATCCAACCTATACGAATTCGAACTCAGCGCGCTTTTCTGTCAACATGAAATCAAAAGCTGCGATTCTCGGTTTGCCGAAGACGCAGAAGAACACACATATTGATTCAAAACGCAGACAGTGCAACCCGGCGAACGTACGGTTGTTCCCTAAACGGTCGAGTTCCGGCGGTAGGGCGCCAGGAGTGGTGCCAGTGACGGAGCCGTCTTCGCCGAAGGTCTCGTGTATTGGCAGAGTCAGATCGCATAGGCGTCGCAGCCGCAGGAGGACGTCTGCGATTGCATCAGCTACTCAACCACCGCCGAAACCAGTAAATCAACAAGAGAAAACTAGTAAAGTACAGAAAACCAGCATCGTCTCTCGTATAACGTCGTTATTCCGCTCTGAAGGTCACCGCCGGAGAAAAAACAACAAATCATCGATGAAAGGTACCGAACAATCAGAAAATTCGACCTCCAGAAAAAGCAGCGTAACAGTAAAACCGATCAACAGTGAACCATCGACGCTGTCTGATCCGCCAGCTTTAGGAGGCATGAATCGATTCGCTTCCGGCCGCCGATCTGGAAACTGGACCGATATATCAGCGTAG
- the LOC111921067 gene encoding uncharacterized protein LOC111921067 encodes MAIVLRYVDNRGVVKERFIGVMHVKDTSFLTLKVAIDEVFTRNKLSMSQVRGQCYDGQSNMRGAFNGLKALILQDNDSALCVLLCTPTSVSYCGSCKRQDMLRESQREKVQKSIGNSELETGRGLNQESSLVRVGDTRWGSHFKTITSLMNLFPEVVNVFAYVEEEGSTLSNRNQAFGILRYFKTLDFVFYLDLMYEILHLTNVLSKHLKKNDQDILEAASLVGGTIEALKSLRDMGFAKLLSNIFSFCQKHNLNIVEMMDDYVTSRGRKTKLTNQFHFEVHGYGYANHRI; translated from the exons ATGGCTATAGTTTTGAGATATGTCGACAACCGTGGGGTGGTGAAGGAAAGATTCATTGGAGTTATGCACGTGAAGGATACATCCTTTTTGACTCTTAAAGTGGCCATAGATGAAGTTTTTACTCGTAACAAGTTGAGTATGTCCCAG GTAAGAGGACAATGTTACGATGGGCAAAGTAATATGCGAGGTGCATTCAACGGTCTAAAAGCTTTGATTTTACAAGATAATGATTCAGCATTATGTGTATTGCTTTGCACACCAACTTCAGTTAGTTATT GTGGTTCATGTAAAAGACAAGACATGCTACGGGAAAGTCAAAGAGAAAAGGTGCAAAAGTCAATTGGAAATAGTGAACTTGAAACCGGAAGAGGTTTAAATCAAGAGAGCTCTCTTGTTCGAGTGGGAGATACAAGATGGGGTTCACATTTCAAAACAATCACAAGTTTGATGAACTTATTTCCAGAGGTTGTTAATGTTTTTGCTTATGTCGAAGAGGAAGGATCCACTTTAAGTAACCGAAATCAAGCATTTGGTATCTTAAGATATTTCAAGACACTTGATTTCGTGTTTTACTTAGATTTGATGTATGAAATTTTACACCTCACAAACGTATTGTCAAAGCATCTTAAAAAAAATGATCAAGACATTTTAGAAGCGGCTTCTTTGGTTGGAGGGACAATAGAGGCATTGAAGTCTTTAAGAGACATGGGGTTTGCTAAACTTTTATCgaatatattttctttttgtcAAAAACATAATCTTAATATTGTGGAGATGATGGACGATTATGTCACATCGAGAGGCCGTAAGACTAAACTTACTAACCAATTTCATTTTGAAGTTCACGGTTATGGATATGCAAATCATAGAATTTGA
- the LOC111921023 gene encoding uncharacterized protein LOC111921023 encodes MAGVLNFKSTPPISMPIRRHLKTKTSSSNRVSVIRSSTEISDTTSTSSTSIKAEPKSGVSSITPPPNFKPPEPKRFAVRPDKVADVITASLNLLFRFGTGVFVSGYSVSFVPKNEFPSGQYGLEVSGYIVKESSKLGPRPEKPIEIYEFEGCPFCRKVREIVAVLDLDVLFYPCPRNGPTFRPKVGQMGGKQMFPYMVDPNTGVAMYESDDIIKYLVQKYGDGSVPLSLSLGLLTTLTAGFAMIGRMGKGSIYTKAKMPAQPLEVWAYEASPFSKLVREVLVELELPHILHSCARGSPKRQELFERVGHFQAPYLEDPNTGVKMFESAEIVEYLRATYAL; translated from the exons ATGGCCGGCGTTCTGAACTTCAAGTCAACACCACCGATTTCTATGCCCATTAGGCGTCATCTCAAAACAAAAACATCGAGTAGCAATAGGGTCTCTGTGATAAGATCATCAACAGAAATTTCCGATACCACTTCCACTTCTTCTACTTCAATTAAAGCGGAACCAAAATCAGGGGTTTCTTCAATCACTCCTCCGCCTAACTTCAAGCCTCCGGAGCCGAAGCGGTTTGCCGTTAGACCGGACAAGGTTGCCGACGTCATTACTGCTAGTCTGAATCTCTTGTTTCGATTTGGGACTGGTGTTTTTGTTTCTGG GTATTCAGTTTCTTTTGTCCCCAAGAACGAGTTTCCATCTGGCCAGTATGGTCTTGAAGTTTCTG GATACATAGTAAAAGAGAGCTCAAAATTAGGCCCCAGACCCGAAAAGCCTATTGAGATATACGAATTTGAAGG CTGCCCTTTCTGTCGTAAG GTGAGAGAAATCGTTGCTGTGTTGGATCTTGATGTACTATTTTACCCTTGTCCAAGAAATGGCCCGACTTTTCGCCCTAAAGTTGGCCAGATGGGTGGCAAACAGATGTTTCCTTATATG GTAGATCCAAATACAGGAGTGGCAATGTATGAATCAGATGATATTATAAAGTATCTTGTCCAGAAATATG GAGATGGAAGTGTGCCATTATCTTTGTCACTTGGTCTGTTGACA ACTTTGACCGCAGGTTTTGCCATGATTGGTCGTATGGGGAAG GGGAGCATCTATACCAAGGCAAAGATGCCAGCACAACCTCTTGAAGTATGGGCGTATGAG GCATCCCCTTTTAGCAAACTTGTGCGTGAAGTACTTGTAGAGTTGGAGCTTCCTCATATTCTTCACAG TTGTGCTCGTGGAAGCCCAAAACGACAAGAATTATTTGAGCGGGTTGGACACTTCCAg GCACCTTATTTGGAAGATCCAAACACGGGGGTGAAAATGTTTGAGAGTGCTGAAATTGTGGAATATTTAAGAGCAACTTACGCTCTTTGA